In Rutidosis leptorrhynchoides isolate AG116_Rl617_1_P2 chromosome 6, CSIRO_AGI_Rlap_v1, whole genome shotgun sequence, the DNA window gcgagtagttatatatggatccatagggcttgatatccccgtccgagctagagcactagccttttaacggacgtatgctatttgagaagcgtacacgttggtttacgtgtattattaagatgattatacaaagggtacaaattatatatacgttaagtttagttaccagggtgctcaatttcgtagaataatttgataaacgtttcggatgaaacaactgaaatcttgtgatccacctttatatacagattatgcgcaacattaaaactatgaactcaccaacctttgtgttgacacttgttagcatgtttattctcaggtttcctagaaatcttccgctgtttgcttatatgttagacaagctatgtgcatgaagtcttacatggcatatttttcaaggaaacgttgcattcaccaaatcatcaccatgtatcttattttgactgcattgtcaacgaaagtactattgtaaaccattattttaggtgattgtctatatgtagaaatcatcatatgttgaaaacctttgatttaaatattcatttatggtgtgccttttcaaaagaatgcaatatttacaaaacgtatcatatagaggtcaaatacctcgcaatgaaatcgatgaatgacgtgtccgtccatatggatttggagcgatcgtcacaactctCTATTCTTGAATTTACTGTTGCCCACGATTTGGCAGTTGTGAATTCATTTTTCAAGAAGCGGGATGCTCAGTTAGCAACTTTTCATAGCGGGGGTCCTAGTACCCAGATTGACTATCTGTTAATTCGCAAATGGGATCTTAGGACTTGTGGAGACTGTAAGGTCCTGACTGCCTTGACATGCTCCTCCCAGCACAGACTGTTGGTCATGGATTTGGTTCTCCAGAGACGGGCCACCAAGAGTGTGAGACAAGTCCAACCTAAGATCTTGTGGAAGAAGTTGAACGGAGAGAAGGCAAAGACCTTTAAAATATCGGTTGTAGGTAGAGTTGATGCAGAATTGGAAATGGTATCCAATGATGACGCAGATCAGATGTGGAACTATCTGGCGTCTACCATTAGAGAGGTAGCCAAGGAAGCCTTAGGTGTGGCTGTAGGTACATCTAGAGGCAATAGGGCTGTTAGAGAGTCATGGTGGTTCAGCGACGAGGTTCAAAGCAAAGTTGCGCTTAAGCAActaaggtttagggagctcatcACTTGTGGGGAGGGGACTCCGACGGATAGAATTAGGGCGGAAGAGAGATATAAAGAAGCCAAAAGAAAAGCTAAGAAGGCTGTAGCCCAAGCAAAAGATAAGGCATATGAAGATCTATATAAGAAACTTGACTCCAAAGAGGGAGCTAATGATATTTAtaggatagccaaagctagggaACGAAGACGCAAGGATCTTGATAACATCAAGTTCATCAAAAATGAAGCTGGTCAAACTTTAGTAAAGGAAGACGAAATTAGTAAAAGATGGGAAGAGTATTTCTCATCCCTCTTCGTAGGGGGAAGACCAGAGCACCACGAGGACTTACAAGACGCTGATATAGAACAATCCCATAACGACATGGATTGCGAGAGTATTAGCCAAGAGGAAGTAAGATTggcactacgaaagatggggagaaataaATCAGTGGGACTGGATCAGATCCCTATTGAGGCGTGGCGGTGCCTTGGCGACGCTGGTGTTAAGTGGTTGACTTGCATTTTTAACAAGACGTTTCGAAGCTCTAAAATACCTATGAAATGGAGACTGAGCGAGACTATTCCCATCTATAAGAACTAGGGGGATGCTCAATGTTGTggtaactatagaggcataaaattacttagtcatactatgaagctttgggagaaagtgattgagactagacttcgaTGCGAAACCAAtgtttcggagaaccaatttggtttcatACCAAAGCGCTCTTCGATAGAGGCAATTCATATTATTAGgaaccttatggagaagtatagagaaaagcaa includes these proteins:
- the LOC139854874 gene encoding uncharacterized protein, which gives rise to MDLERSSQLSILEFTVAHDLAVVNSFFKKRDAQLATFHSGGPSTQIDYLLIRKWDLRTCGDCKVLTALTCSSQHRLLVMDLVLQRRATKSVRQVQPKILWKKLNGEKAKTFKISVVGRVDAELEMVSNDDADQMWNYLASTIREVAKEALGVAVGTSRGNRAVRESWWFSDEVQSKVALKQLRFRELITCGEGTPTDRIRAEERYKEAKRKAKKAVAQAKDKAYEDLYKKLDSKEGANDIYRIAKARERRRKDLDNIKFIKNEAGQTLVKEDEISKRWEEYFSSLFVGGRPEHHEDLQDADIEQSHNDMDCESISQEEVRLALRKMGRNKSVGLDQIPIEAWRCLGDAGVKWLTCIFNKTFRSSKIPMKWRLSETIPIYKN